From Paenibacillus graminis:
TTCTGGAAGCAAGGACAGTATTGCCGATTTTGAAGCTCGGCTCAAGAGCCAAAAAATCATCAGCATGCGATTGCAGATTTCACACGCGGGTCATTCCAAAATGCTCGATTCGATGGTAAGCGAATTCAGGGAATGTGTGATGAGTGTGACCTGTAATCCGGCGGCTATTCCTTTCGTATCCAGTGTAACCGGAGATGTCATCACACCCGAAGAGGCAGCCTCTCCGGAGCATTGGGTGCGTCATTTGCGGGAGCCTGTACGCTTTGCGGAAGGATTCAAGAAGCTTGCGTCGCAAGAGAATACCCTGTTCATCGAGATCGGCCCAGGGCGGAATCTATGCACGCTGGTTCAGCGCTTTATACAGCCTGACCGCAAGCAGAAGCTGCTCGATACCCTGCGGGCGGAGCGTAAAAAAACAGCGGATGACGAGTATCTGTTAAGGACGGCCGCGCAATTATGGGTATACGGCGTTCCTGTTGATTGGAGCCGCTTTTACAGCAATGAACAACGAAGAAGAGTTCCTTTGCCGGGCTACCCTTTTGAGAAAAAACGCTATTGGCTCCGGGATTTTCGCTATGCTGCGGGAAGCCCGGCCATTGAAGCGGCGGCAGGCCGGGACACTTATGGTGTGCAGGAAGCACCGGTGGAGTCCGAGGCAAGTCCGGTTCAAGCTGAGCGAAGTCCAATGAGCAGTGAAGCCGCCATGCTTGTCCAGATCACAACGGATATCATCGGGGGCACAGCTATTGGCGAAGATGATGATCTGTTCGAGCGGGGATTTGATTCCCTGAAGGTGATCTCCCTGATCTCGAAGATTGCAGACGCCTTCCGCGTTCATTTAACCATGCATGAGGTGTTCCAAAACCCGACGATCAGGGAATTGCTGCCAGTGATCCAGAGGCAGGCACCGGTACAAGCCGTCACCATCCCGAAAGCGCCGGAAGCAGAGTATTATCCGGTTTCCTCCCAGCAGAAAAGGCTGTATGCGCTGCAGCAATTCGATGAGGACAGCATCGCTTACAATATCCCCGGGGCATTTGTCTTGCGCGGCAAGCTGGACCCCGAACGGGTGGAAGCCGCGTGCGGCGGTCTGATCCGGCGGCATGAGGCGCTGCGGACCAGCTTTGCATTGATGGGACAAGCGCTGGTGCAACAGGTAGATCCCGATGCAGCGTTGGCCATTGAATACTCCGAACTGCCGGGGGCCGGAGTGGAAGAGACGCTGCAGGGCTTCGTGCAGCCGTTCCGGCTGGATCAGGCTCCGCTGCTGCGGATACGGCTGGTGCGTGTAGCGGACGAATGCCATGTGCTGCAGATTGATATGCACCATATCATCTCGGACGGGCTGTCCATTGAACTGCTGGTCCGGGATTTCCTGGCGTATTACGAGGGACGGACGCTTGCGGAGCCCCGGATACAGTACAAGGACTACGCCGTATGGCAGCAGAACAGGGATTCGGCGTTCTGGCAAGAGGAACGGGCGTTTTGGCTGGAGCAATACAAAGACGGCTACGAGCTGCTGGATCTGCCAACCGACTTCCGGCGTCCGCCGCTCAAGCAGTTTGCCGGCTCGCTCCGCCCGTTTGCCTGGACCGGGGAAATCAGCGGCTCGCTGCAGGCGTTCTGCCAGACCCATCAGATTACGCCGTACATGCTGCTGCTGGGCTGCTTTACTATTCTGCTCTCGAAATACAGCGGGCAACAAGAAATCTGGGTAGGCACACCGGTCGGCGGCCGTGTTGGCGTGGATACGGAAGATACAGTGGGAGTCTTTGTCAACACGCTGGCCCTCCGCAGCCGCCCGGACGGAGCGAAGCCAGTGCTGGATTATTTGCAGGAAGTACGCGAGTATTGCCTGCACGCCTTTGACCACCAAGGGTATCCCTTCGAAGAGCTGGTGCAAGACATTGAGAAGGAGCGGGACGTCAGCCGCAATCCGCTCTTCGATACCATGTTCACCTGGGAGCAGCGGGACCGGAGCCGGCTGCACCTCTCCGGTCTCCAGGTGGAGCGCTGCGATTTCCACAGCGGCATTGCCAAGTTCGACCTGATGCTGCAGGCCTGGGAAGAACAGGGGGAAATGGGCTTTAACATCGAGTACGCCACCGCGCTGTTCAAGGACTCCACGATCCAGCGGATGGGGAGACATTATCAGCAGATCGTCAAGCAGGTTCTGCAGGCTCCCGGCCGGACGATCCGGGAGCTTAGCCTGCTCGGGCCAGAGGAAGCTGAGCAGATACAGTACGGATTCAATCAGACGGAGGCGGGGTATGACCTCAGTCAGAGCATCATCGCGCTGATCGAAGAACAAGCGCAGAAAAGGGGGGGCGAAACGGCCGTTGTCTGGGAAGGACAACGCCTGACCTACCGCGAGCTGAATGAGCGGGCCAACCAGGTCGCCCGCTTGCTGCGGGATCGGGGCTGCCAGCGGGAAGAAATCATCGGCCTCCTGGCGGAGCGCTCCCTGGCGATGATTATCGGCTTGCTGGGGATCGGGAAAGCGGGCTGTGCCTATCTCCCGCTGGACCCGGACTATCCGGCGGAACGGACCGGGTATTTGATCGAAGACAGCGGGCTGCGCCTCGTCTTAACCCAGACCGCCTTCGCGGGCCGGGTGGCTGCGCTGGGCGTAACCGCTGTGGATGTGGAAGAGGAAGCAAGCTATGCCGGATATGAACGGGATAATGCTGCGCTGGACATCCGCCCTCATCATTTGGCCTATGTGCTCTACACCTCCGGTTCGACCGGCAAACCCAAAGGGGTCATGCTGACCCACGGGGGACTGGCGAACCGTCTGCGCTGGATGGCGGAGAAATACGGGATGGATGAGCAGGAGGTCGTTCTGCAAAAGACCACGTATACCTTTGACGTATCGGTCTGGGAGCTGTTCCTCCCGCTGATGATCGGGGGAGTGGTCTGCCTGGCGAAGCCGGGCGGGGAGAAAGACCCGGATTATCTGTACCGGTTAATCCAAGAGCAGGGGATAACGACGCTGCATTTCGTGCCTTCGATGCTGGCGGGTTTTGTGCATGCGCTGCCGGAGAAGGCGTCATTGGGGCAGCTGAGGCGCTGTATTTGCAGCGGGGAAGAGCTGACGCTTGAAGTGAAGGAGCGGTTTTTCCGCAGAGTCGAAGGGGTCGAACTGCATAACTTGTACGGACCCACTGAAGCGTCGATCGATGTCAGCTCCTATGAGGTACACCCGTCCGACGCTTCGATTCCAATCGGAAAGCCGGTGGCGAACACCCGCCTGTACATCGTATCCGAAGAAGGCAGGCTGGTGCCGGTGGGCATTCCGGGAGAGCTGTGCATCGGCGGCGTGCAGGTGGCGAAGGGGTACCTCAACCGTCCGGAGCTGACGGCGGAGAAGTTCAAGGCGCTGCCTGGACTGCCGGAAGAACGGCTGTATTTCACAGGGGACCTCGCCCGGTGGCGGGAAGACGGGAACATCGAGTATCTGGGGAGAAAGGATACCCAGATCAAGCTGCGGGGCTACCGGATCGAGCTGGGGGAGATCGAGTCCGCGATCCAGAAATATGACAGCCGGATCGAAACGGCTGTCGTGGTGAGCCAGGGGAGGCAGGCAGAAAGCCAAGCGCTCTGCGGCTATTTTACAGCCAGGGAGCAGATCGAAACGGGGGCGTTGAAGGAATATTTACGCCGGGAATTGCCGGCGTATATGGTTCCGGTCTTTTACATGCAATTGGATGCGCTCCCCCATACCTCCAGCGGGAAGGTTGACCGAAAGTCACTGGCGGAAGCGGCTGTAAGCCCTAGCAGCAAGGAGACGATGACAGAGGTTATCTCCAGTAAGGAAGGGCAAATGCTGGAGACCATTTTTAGAGAGACACTGGGCTGCGGGAATATTTCTCCGGCGGACAGCTTCTTTGAACTGGGCGGTAATTCGCTTGCGGCAATCGTGTTGAAAGCCAGAATATCCGAAGCTTTTCATGTGAATGTAACCGTCCTTGAGATTTTTGCAAACCCGACGATCAGGGAATTGCTGCCAGTGATCCAGAGGCAGGCACCGGTACAAGCCGTCACCATCCCGAAAGCGCCGGAAGCAGAGTATTATCCGGTTTCCTCCCAGCAGAAAAGGCTGTATGCGCTGCAGCAATTCGATGAGGACAGCATCGCTTACAATATCCCCGGGGCATTTGTCTTGCGCGGCAAGCTGGACCCCGAACGGGTGGAAGCCGCGTGCGGCGGTCTGATCCGGCGGCATGAGGCGCTGAGGACAAGCTTTGCATTGATGGGACAAGCGCTGGTGCAAAAGGTAGATCCTGACGCAGCGTTGGCCATTGAATACTCCGAACTGCCGGGGGCCGGAGTGGAAGAGACGCTGCAGGGCTTCGTGCAGCCGTTCCGGCTGGATCAGGCTCCGCTGCTGCGGATACGGCTGGTGCGTGTAGCGGACGAATGCCATGTGCTGCAGATTGATATGCACCATATCATCTCGGACGGGCTGTCCATTGAACTGCTGGTCCGGGATTTCCTGGCGTATTACGAGGGACGGACGCTTGCGGAGCCCCGGATACAGTACAAGGACTACGCCGTCTGGCAGCAGAACAGGGATTCGGCGTTCTGGCAAGAGGAACGGGCGTTTTGGCTGGAGCAATACAAAGACGGCTACGAGATGCTGGATCTGCCAACCGACTTCCGGCGTCCGCCGCTCAAGCAGTTTGCCGGCTCGCTCCGCCCGTTTGCCTGGACCGGGGAAATCAGCGGCTCGCTGCAGGCGTTCTGCCAGACCCACCAGATTACGCCGTACATGCTGCTGCTGGGCTGCTTTACCATTTTGCTCTCGAAATACAGCGGGCAACAAGAGATCTGGGTAGGCACACCGGTGGGCGGCCGTGTTGGCGTGGATACGGAAGATACAGTGGGAGTCTTTGTCAACACGCTGGCCCTCCGCAGCCGCCCGGACGGAGCGAAGCCAGTGCTGGATTATTTGCAGGAAGTACGCGAGTATTGCCTGCACGCCTTTGACCACCAAGGGTATCCCTTCGAAGAGCTGGTGCAAGACATTGAGAAGGAGCGGGACGTCAGCCGCAATCCGCTCTTCGACACCATGTTCACCTGGGAGCAGCGGGACCGGAGCCGGCTGCACCTCTCCGGTCTCCAGGTGGAGCGCTGCGATTTCCACAGCGGCATTGCCAAGTTCGACCTGATGCTGCAGGCCTGGGAAGAACAGGGGGAAATGGGCTTTAACATCGAGTACGCCACCGCGCTGTTCAAGGACTCCACGATCCAGCGGATGGGGAGACATTATCAGCAGATCGTCAAGCAGGTTCTGCAGGCTCCCGGCCGGACGATCCGGGAGCTTAGCCTGCTCGGGCCAGAGGAAGCTGAGCAGATACAGTACGGATTCAATCAGACGGAGGCGGGGTATGACCTCAGTCAGAGCATCATCGCGCTGATCGAAGAACAAGCGCAGAAAAGGGGGGGCGAAACGGCCGTTGTCTGGGAAGGACAACGCCTGACCTACCGCGAGCTGAATGAGCGGGCCAACCAGGTCGCCCGCTTGCTGCGGGATCGGGGCTGCCAGCGGGAAGAAATCATCGGCCTCCTGGCGGAGCGCTCCCTGGCGATGATTATCGGCTTGCTGGGGATCGGGAAAGCGGGCTGTGCCTATCTCCCGCTGGACCCGGACTATCCGGCGGAACGGACCGGGTATTTGATCGAAGACAGCGGGCTGCGCCTCGTCTTGACCCAGACCGCCTTCGCGGGCCGGGTGGCTGCGCTGGGCGTAACCGCTGTGGATGTGGAAGAGGAAGCAAGCTATGCCGGATATGAACGGGATAATGCTGCGCTGGACATCCGCCCTCATCATTTGGCCTATGTGCTCTACACCTCCGGTTCGACCGGCAAACCCAAAGGGGTCATGCTGACCCACGGGGGACTGGCGAACCGTCTGCGCTGGATGGCGGAGAAATACGGGATGGATGAGCAGGAGGTCGTTCTGCAAAAGACCACGTATACCTTTGACGTATCGGTCTGGGAGCTGTTCCTCCCGCTGATGATCGGGGGAGTGGTCTGCCTGGCGAAGCCGGGCGGGGAGAAAGACCCGGATTATCTGTACCGGTTAATCCAAGAGCAGGGGATAACGACGCTGCATTTCGTGCCTTCGATGCTGGCGGGTTTTGTGCATGCGCTGCCGGAGAAGGCGTCATTGGGGCAGCTGAGGCGCTGTATTTGCAGCGGGGAAGAGCTGACGCTTGAAGTGAAGGAGCGGTTTTTCCGCAGAGTCGAAGGGGTCGAACTGCATAACTTGTACGGACCCACTGAAGCGTCGATCGATGTCAGCTCCTATGAGGTACACCCGTCCGACGCTTCGATTCCAATCGGAAAGCCGGTGGCGAACACCCGCCTGTACATCGTATCCGAAGAAGGCGGGCTGGTGCCGGTGGGCATTCCGGGAGAGCTGTGCATCGGCGGCGTGCAGGTGGCGAAGGGGTACCTCAACAATCCGGAGCTGACGGCGGAGAAGTTCAAGGCGCTGCCTGGACTGCCGGAAGAACGGCTGTATTTCACAGGGGACCTCGCCCGGTGGCGGGAAGACGGGAACATTGAGTATCTGGGGAGAAAAGATACCCAGATCAAGCTGCGGGGCTACCGGATCGAGCTGGGGGAGATCGAGTCCGCGATCCAGAAATACGACAGCCGGATCGAAACGGCTGTCGTGGTGAGCCAGGGGAGACAGGCAGAAAGCCAAGCGCTCTGCGGCTATTTTACAGCCAGGGAGCGGATCGAAACGGAGGCGCTGAAGGAATATTTACGCCGGGAATTGCCGGCGTATATGGTTCCGGTCTTTTACATGCAATTGGATGCGCTCCCCCATACCTCCAGCGGGAAGGTTGACCGAAAGACACTTTCCCAAATGGAAATACATGTGGAGAAAGTGCGGTATGTTCACCCAAAAACCGGGCTGGAACGGCAAATGTCACAGCTCTGGAAAGAGATTTTGCAAATCGACAGGGTGGGTCTCCGTGACGACTTCTTCCAGATCGGCGGGGATTCCCTCAGTGTGATTATGCTGCATCAGCAGGTGAAGCAGCATGTAGACGCTGAAATCTCCATCGCCAATTTGTACCGGTACCGCACCATTGAAGCTTTTCTGGATTACCTGAGCCAAAAGCAGAATACTTCTGCCCGGCACACGGCAAGCAACGCCGGACGAAAAGAGCTGCTGCTGCAAGGCAATGAGAAAAGAGCGCAAAGATTATCAAAAAGAAAAGGGATAAACCGAGATGAGTAAACAAACAAACGGACTGGAGATTGCAGTCATTGGCATGTCGGCCAGGTTTCCGGGTGCAGCGGACGTTCATACCTTCTGGGATAATTTGGTGAACGGCAAAGAATCCATTACATTTTTCACTGCGGACGAATTGCTGGAGAGCGGGCTTGAACCGGCCGCGGTGTCCCATCCCGGTTATGTCCGCGCTAAAGGCTATCTGGAGAACAGCGATCAGTTTGACGGTTCCTTCTTCAACTACTTGCCGCTGGAAGCCGAAGTGATGGACCCGCAGGTCCGCATCTTTCATGAATGTGTCTGGGAAGCGCTGGAGGATGCCGGTTATTGTGCCGGTACGTATCCGGGCCTGATCGGATTATATGCGGGGGCGGCGGGCAGCCTCTATTGGCAGGCGCTCTCCTATGTATCGGAAAGTGCCCGGTTGCTCGGTCCATTTACCGCGAACCAGTTCGCGAACAAGGATTATCTATCGACGCTGATTTCCCACCGCCTCAATCTAAAAGGGCCGAGTCTGACCATCAATACAGCCTGTTCAACCTCTCTTGTAACCATTCACCTTGCGGCTCAGGCGCTGCTGAACGGTGAATGTGATATTGCTCTGGCGGGCGGTGTGAGCATCACCATGCCGCTGAAATCCGGCTACCTGTATCAAGAGGGAATGATACTGTCGCCAGACGGACACTGCAAGGCGTTCGATGAGGAGGGACAAGGCTCTGTTCCGGGAAATGGGGCCGGGGTAGTAGTCCTGAAGCGATATGAGGAGGCTATCCAAGACGGAGATCATATTTATGCAGTAATCAAGGGGTCGGCGATCAATAACGACGGAAACCGCAAGAGCGCCTTCACCGCCCCAAGCGTGGAAGGACAGGCCGAAGTCATACAAACGGCCCAGCAGCTGGCCGAGGTGTCGGCGGCTTCGATCCAATTT
This genomic window contains:
- a CDS encoding hybrid non-ribosomal peptide synthetase/type I polyketide synthase, encoding MKKLDANHVSDIISLSSMQEGMLFHYLKEPSSTLYFEQVSLHIASRVDLSAFEAAWQHVVSSNEMLRAVYRWEGVKEPVQIILKERSQFLQIIDASSQSTDERSVCIAKIMDDDRNNRFDLTEGAFRVCLYLFAEADYQMLLSHHHILFDGWSTGIILNEFMEAYQLFLNHQQPSAAPKKRYKEFIGLTRNKDKAEQEKFWTGYLQDVNPVWLQDILPASPSGNQAEGNKQLRMELPLALYEEIKQEGKYPVSCYLYAAWALLQAFYTDSRDIVFGTTISGREEAMHGWEDTVGLFINTLPLRLRIDPEETFKALLEKVFASLNARQLYGSTPLRDIKRYSGMPFEKELFDTILVIENYPLQNNLNSRNMIIDSFSYREETNYPLSISITLWNSIEFVVDYNSQMYSESFVNEAASRYQLILSALVQHPAAPVAAADFLFPEEQRKLLQEFTNTYVAVPAEKTIHRLFEEQADKEPNRIGLRYAGQVYTYRQLNEQANQLANCLIDKGIKPNQLVGICMDRRPELLIAMLGILKSGGAYVPVDPMLPEERIAAMVQDGQIQVIVTVQRYTEAIMGMDGKQPVRLTLLCMDQDMLQGHYGLQDIGRYSREAGISPSTPEDLAYVIYTSGSTGTPKGVMVSHGNVVNFIYGMDQKIGFRHDDKILALTTYSFDIFVLESLLPLCLGMKLVLATDGVQKDPDAILRLIEQESIDVLQATPSRMRMLADSSLAGCLQQPRKILIGGEAFPEDLYQSLRGITEHQIYNVYGPTETTVWSTVQELEDTMSIGQPIANTGIYILSKDKHLRPLGYPGELCISGKGVAKGYLNQPELTGDRFIANPFHREERLYCTGDYAYWLPDGRLHFVGRNDGQVKVRGHRIEIGGVESTIKSYPAVKDVVVIEVKEARDSALAAYLVTGGGFVREDFQTFLKSKLPYYAVPAYLYEIGEIPYTSNLKVDRKALAHMKIDRMVQPGKLVEPRSKLENEVAEIWKKVLKTEKVGIFNRFFDIGGDSVKVIHLCNELKTRLNMEVPVQTIFDYSTIHEFVSYCNETTKKASGEARQRLQPEAPKAFQPPTLDFQDTDVAIIGMAGRFPGAADKEQFWSNLVNGKEAIKFYTDEELKALGIDSELLNNPKYVRAKGKLEDSDCFDADFFGYTVAEARWMDPQIRLLHECAWHALEDAGYEPESYPGAIGLYIGSSYNIYWVPENFSPSLYASDQYQIYNMNSNSFATLIAYRMNLRGPAITVQTACSTSLVAIDRAYKDLLFGDCDIAVAGGAAVTLLDEMGYIHQEGMVLSKDGHCRAFEKKASGTVTGNGVGLVVLKRLKNALADGDHIYSIIKSTAVNNDGNRKAGYSAPSAEGQAAVIQKAIQRSGLGSEQIHYIEAHGTGTVLGDPVEIEGLKRAFNTTKKNYCGLGSVKTNIGHLEAAAGIAGLMKTSMSLQKRMIPASLNCDEINAHIVLEDSPFYVNTQLLDLRNEDNYPLRAGVSSFGQGGSNAHVILEEAPQVDSGPAHRRYVIMTLSAKTEPALNHLKGKVRESFKRNPSVHLADAAYTLKVGRKSFRHRSAFLCTETKEAIDILTAKETSKRWEAVVSEQAPSVVFMFSGQGAEYVNMALDLYRHEPVFRDKLNECLTVLQEISGLRYRDFLFPDEREQQAEGHIHRQSVSQPLHFALEYALAWLLMNWQVEPLSMIGYSIGEYVAACLAGVFSLRDALFLTYQRGVLMEKLPEGLMITVPLQEEALLQMLPSTLSVAAVNDESCIVSGSKDSIADFEARLKSQKIISMRLQISHAGHSKMLDSMVSEFRECVMSVTCNPAAIPFVSSVTGDVITPEEAASPEHWVRHLREPVRFAEGFKKLASQENTLFIEIGPGRNLCTLVQRFIQPDRKQKLLDTLRAERKKTADDEYLLRTAAQLWVYGVPVDWSRFYSNEQRRRVPLPGYPFEKKRYWLRDFRYAAGSPAIEAAAGRDTYGVQEAPVESEASPVQAERSPMSSEAAMLVQITTDIIGGTAIGEDDDLFERGFDSLKVISLISKIADAFRVHLTMHEVFQNPTIRELLPVIQRQAPVQAVTIPKAPEAEYYPVSSQQKRLYALQQFDEDSIAYNIPGAFVLRGKLDPERVEAACGGLIRRHEALRTSFALMGQALVQQVDPDAALAIEYSELPGAGVEETLQGFVQPFRLDQAPLLRIRLVRVADECHVLQIDMHHIISDGLSIELLVRDFLAYYEGRTLAEPRIQYKDYAVWQQNRDSAFWQEERAFWLEQYKDGYELLDLPTDFRRPPLKQFAGSLRPFAWTGEISGSLQAFCQTHQITPYMLLLGCFTILLSKYSGQQEIWVGTPVGGRVGVDTEDTVGVFVNTLALRSRPDGAKPVLDYLQEVREYCLHAFDHQGYPFEELVQDIEKERDVSRNPLFDTMFTWEQRDRSRLHLSGLQVERCDFHSGIAKFDLMLQAWEEQGEMGFNIEYATALFKDSTIQRMGRHYQQIVKQVLQAPGRTIRELSLLGPEEAEQIQYGFNQTEAGYDLSQSIIALIEEQAQKRGGETAVVWEGQRLTYRELNERANQVARLLRDRGCQREEIIGLLAERSLAMIIGLLGIGKAGCAYLPLDPDYPAERTGYLIEDSGLRLVLTQTAFAGRVAALGVTAVDVEEEASYAGYERDNAALDIRPHHLAYVLYTSGSTGKPKGVMLTHGGLANRLRWMAEKYGMDEQEVVLQKTTYTFDVSVWELFLPLMIGGVVCLAKPGGEKDPDYLYRLIQEQGITTLHFVPSMLAGFVHALPEKASLGQLRRCICSGEELTLEVKERFFRRVEGVELHNLYGPTEASIDVSSYEVHPSDASIPIGKPVANTRLYIVSEEGRLVPVGIPGELCIGGVQVAKGYLNRPELTAEKFKALPGLPEERLYFTGDLARWREDGNIEYLGRKDTQIKLRGYRIELGEIESAIQKYDSRIETAVVVSQGRQAESQALCGYFTAREQIETGALKEYLRRELPAYMVPVFYMQLDALPHTSSGKVDRKSLAEAAVSPSSKETMTEVISSKEGQMLETIFRETLGCGNISPADSFFELGGNSLAAIVLKARISEAFHVNVTVLEIFANPTIRELLPVIQRQAPVQAVTIPKAPEAEYYPVSSQQKRLYALQQFDEDSIAYNIPGAFVLRGKLDPERVEAACGGLIRRHEALRTSFALMGQALVQKVDPDAALAIEYSELPGAGVEETLQGFVQPFRLDQAPLLRIRLVRVADECHVLQIDMHHIISDGLSIELLVRDFLAYYEGRTLAEPRIQYKDYAVWQQNRDSAFWQEERAFWLEQYKDGYEMLDLPTDFRRPPLKQFAGSLRPFAWTGEISGSLQAFCQTHQITPYMLLLGCFTILLSKYSGQQEIWVGTPVGGRVGVDTEDTVGVFVNTLALRSRPDGAKPVLDYLQEVREYCLHAFDHQGYPFEELVQDIEKERDVSRNPLFDTMFTWEQRDRSRLHLSGLQVERCDFHSGIAKFDLMLQAWEEQGEMGFNIEYATALFKDSTIQRMGRHYQQIVKQVLQAPGRTIRELSLLGPEEAEQIQYGFNQTEAGYDLSQSIIALIEEQAQKRGGETAVVWEGQRLTYRELNERANQVARLLRDRGCQREEIIGLLAERSLAMIIGLLGIGKAGCAYLPLDPDYPAERTGYLIEDSGLRLVLTQTAFAGRVAALGVTAVDVEEEASYAGYERDNAALDIRPHHLAYVLYTSGSTGKPKGVMLTHGGLANRLRWMAEKYGMDEQEVVLQKTTYTFDVSVWELFLPLMIGGVVCLAKPGGEKDPDYLYRLIQEQGITTLHFVPSMLAGFVHALPEKASLGQLRRCICSGEELTLEVKERFFRRVEGVELHNLYGPTEASIDVSSYEVHPSDASIPIGKPVANTRLYIVSEEGGLVPVGIPGELCIGGVQVAKGYLNNPELTAEKFKALPGLPEERLYFTGDLARWREDGNIEYLGRKDTQIKLRGYRIELGEIESAIQKYDSRIETAVVVSQGRQAESQALCGYFTARERIETEALKEYLRRELPAYMVPVFYMQLDALPHTSSGKVDRKTLSQMEIHVEKVRYVHPKTGLERQMSQLWKEILQIDRVGLRDDFFQIGGDSLSVIMLHQQVKQHVDAEISIANLYRYRTIEAFLDYLSQKQNTSARHTASNAGRKELLLQGNEKRAQRLSKRKGINRDE